DNA from Synechococcus sp. CBW1108:
GCCACGACGGCATGACCGAGGAGCGGCTTTACCAAAAGCTGTTCTCCACCCACTTCGGTCATCTGGCCATCATTGGCCTCTGGGTTTCGGGCAACCTGTTCCATATCGCCTGGCAGGGCAACTTTGAGCAGTGGGTCGCCGATCCGCTGCACATCCGTCCCATCGCGCATGCGATCTGGGATCCCCACTTCGGCCAGGGCGCCATTGCCGCCTTTACCCAGGCGGGCGCCTCCTCTCCGGTGAACATTGCCTATTCCGGTCTGTACCACTGGTGGTACACGATCGGCATGCGCACCAATGCCGAGCTGTATCAGGGTTCCATCTTCATGATGATCCTGTCGGCCTGGGCCCTGTTTGCCGGCTGGCTCCATCTCCAGCCCAAGTTCAGGCCTTCTTTGGCCTGGTTCAAGAACGCTGAATCCCGGCTCAACCACCACCTGGCTGTGCTGTTTGGCTTCAGCTCGATCGCCTGGACTGGTCACCTGGTTCACGTGGCCATTCCCGAGGCCCGCGGTCAGCACGTCGGGTGGGACAACTTCCTCTCGGTACTGCCCCATCCAGCTGGCCTGGCTCCTTTCTTCACCGGCAACTGGGGCGTCTACGCCCAGAATCCCGACACTGTTTATCAGCAGTTCGGAGCGGCTGAAGGCTCCGGCACGGCGATCCTCACCTTCCTAGGTGGCTTCCACCCCCAATCTGAAGCCCTCTGGCTCACGGACATCGCCCATCACCACCTGGCGATTGGCTGTCTGTTCGTGATTGCCGGTCACATGTACCGCACCAACTTCGGGATCGGTCACTCGATCCGGGAGATTCTCGAGGCCCATAATCCGCCCAAGGGAACCCCCTTTGGTGGGGCCCTGGGTGCAGGTCACAAGGGTCTCTACGACACCATCAACAACTCCCTGCACTTCCAGCTCGGTCTGGCCTTGGCAGCGTTGGGTGTGGTCACCAGTCTGGTGGCACAGCATATGTATGCCATGCCGTCCTACGCGTTCATCGCCAAGGATTACACCACCCAGGCTGCTCTTTATACCCATCACCAGTACATCGCCATCTTCCTGATGTGCGGTGCTTTCGCCCACGGTGCGATCTTCTTCATCCGGGATTACGACCCTGAAGCCAACAAGGACAACGTGTTGGCACGGATGCTTGAGCACAAGGAAGCCATCATCAGTCACCTGAGTTGGGTATCCCTGTTCCTCGGTTTCCACACCCTTGGTCTCTACGTCCACAACGATGTGGTTGTGGCCTTCGGTACTCCTGAGAAGCAGATCTTGGTGGAACCCGTCTTTGCCCAGTTCGTCCAAGCCGCTTCCGGCAAGGCGATGTACGGCATGGATGTGTTGCTATCTAATTCCGCATCCGCAGCTAGCACCGCCAGTGCGGTTTATCTGCCCGGTTGGATCGACGCCATCAATGGTGGCAACGACCTGTTCCTGCAGATTGGCCCTGGTGACTTCTTGGTACACCACGCCATCGCTCTGGGTCTGCACACCACCACCTTGATTTTGGTCAAGGGTGCCCTGGATGCTCGGGGTTCCAAGCTGATGCCCGATAAAAAGGACTTCGGCTACGCCTTCCCCTGCGACGGCCCCGGCCGTGGCGGCACCTGTGATATCTCTGCCTGGGATTCCTTCTACCTGTCGGTTTTCTGGGCCCTGAACACGGTGGGTTGGGTGACCTTCTACTGGCACTGGAAGCACCTTGCCATCTGGCAGGGCAACGTGGCCCAGTTCAACGAATCCAGCACCTATCTGATGGGCTGGTTCCGTGATTATCTGTGGCTCAACTCCTCCCAGCTGATCAATGGTTACAACCCCTTTGGCAGCAACAACCTGGCCGTTTGGTCCTGGATGTTCCTGTTTGGTCACCTGGTGTGGGCTACGGGCTTCATGTTCCTGATCTCCTGGAGGGGTTACTGGCAGGAGCTGATCGAAACCATCGTCTGGGCCCATCAACGCACCCCGCTTGCCAATCTGGTGGGCTGGCGCGATAAGCCCGTCGCTCTTTCGATCGTTCAAGCCCGTGTGGTGGGTCTGGCCCACTTCACCATCGGTTATATCCTCACCTATGCGGCATTCCTGATCGCATCTACCTCGGGCAAGTTCGGCTAGCCGCCTAGCCCCTGTGCTGCTTGAGGGACGACGACCCAACCCCGGCCCATGCCGGGGTTTTTTTATGGCGCTGCGGCCGCGGCGTAGTTCTCCCGCACGTAGGCCAGCTCCTCACAGCGCAGTTCGTTGCCATCGGTCTGGGCCCTTTCACCATGGAGGCAGGCCACCGTGGCCCTGTGGCCGTCGATCCAGCCCTTTTGGCCAGCTACCCCTTTCTCGCTCTTGAGCCGCTCCGCCAAGCGGAGCGTCGCTAGGCGCTGTTGCTCTGCCATTTGCTTTGCAAGTTGCTCCTGGGTTGGTTGGATTGATTCCTGGCTGGGTTTATTCGAGCGGCAGGAAACCAGCAGGCCGCTACTGGCGCCAATGGCCAAGGCCAGCAGAGTGCCAATCAGGGGCTTGAATCGGGCACACATGCAACAGGGCTCGCGCTGGATCTATTGCTATCTTCCCCTGGCTGATCGCCATTAAAAAAGCCCCGCCGAAGCGGGGCTGGTTGAGGAGGAGGCCTTGGGCTCAGCCCACGCTCCAAACTCCACCGGCGATATTGACCAGTGGGGCCACGATGGCCGTGCCGGCCAGGAACCAGGCGAAGGCGGCGCCGCCACAGCCACCTAGCCAGAAACCACTGGCAAACTCAGCCCAGCCCGCCTTGGTGAACAGGTCGGCGGGAGGATTGTCGATCGTGGCATCCGCAGGCTGGATGTTGGGGCCGTTGCCAGCGGTGCCGTAGATCGAAAGGCAGATTGTCAGGATCGAAACCAGGCCGATGCTGGCCAGTAGCCCGGCGGTGCTGGCGTATTCGGTGAGCCGGAGCGGACCACAGATTGCAAACGGGCCATATAGGAAGAAGCCATGGGCCATGCCCACTTCCAGCCCGCGGCGGTTTGGCGAGAGGGAGGGCCGGTAGGCCGGCAGAGCGTTCAGAAACGCCCGCGAGAAGTAGCTGCTGTTGACAGGGGTTGCCAGATTGCCGACGCAGGGGTCGGCCACGGGAGTCACGGTCATGGTGGCGGGTAGGGAAGCGGCGATGGAAGGCGATGGAGTCGCTTGAGGCGCGTCAGTCGCGGGCTTCGATCACGTTGAACAGCAGGGCCATGGCCACGGCTGGGCCGAGGATCCCAACAAGCGGAACAAGCACCGATGGCAGCCAGGCGGCAGCGAATTCTCCAGTCATGGTGCGGACCATAAGCAACCACGAGCACTGTAGGGATCTGCCCGAAGCCTGCTTTGGCCCACTTGCGCGGGCGACATAAAAGTTCAATCCATGCCGGCGCCGGCCGTGTCCCGCAGGGTGGCGCGCACCCGGTAGATCGGCCGTCCCTGACTCTCGTGGTAAGTACGCATCTGCAGCTCGGCCAGCAGGCCGAAGCAAAAGAGCTGCACCCCGGTAAGAAAACTAAGCAGGGCCATCAGCAGTAGGGGACGATCGCCGATGTCGGCCCCCAGCAGCAGCTTTTCGCCCACCAGCCAGAGCCCGATCACCACACCCAGGCCCATGGCGGCAAGCCCTCCGAAGCCGAACACATGCATCGGTCTGGTCAGGAAGCGCTTCATGAACCACACCGTCAGCAGGTCCATCAACACTCGGAAGGTGCGATCCAGTCCGTATTTGCTTTTCCCATAGAGCCGGGGGTGGTGGCTTACTTTCACCTCACTGATCCGGGCCCCTTCGATAAAGGCCAGGGCGGGCAGGAAACGGTGTAGTTCGCCGTAGAGGTTGAGGTCACTCACCACCTCCCGTCGATAGGCCTTGAGGGAGCAGCCGTAGTCGTGCAGCTGCACGCCGGTCACCTGGGCAATCAGGCGGTTGGCGATCAGGCTTGGCAGCAGACGTTTGATGGCGCCGTCCTGGCGCTGGTGGCGCCAGCCACTCACCAGGTCGAAGCCTTGGTTGAGTTCTTTGAGCAGCAGGGGGATGTCGGCTGGATCGTTTTGGAGATCACCATCGAGGGTGACGATCACGGCCCCGCTGCTGGCGTCAAAGCCTGCGGCCATGGCGGCTGTCTGGCCGTAGTTGCGGCGCAGCAGCACGGCTACGAGCTCGGGAACCTGGGCCGCGAGCCCGCTGAGCAGGTTTGGGGTGTTGTCCTTGGAGCCGTCGTCGACGAGCACCAGTTCGAAATTCAGGCCAAGCGGACGCACTACCGCCAGGATCTGCTCGGCCAGCTGGCTCACACTCTCCTCCTCGTTGTAGAGGGGGACCACCACGGAAAGCTCCGGGGGCTTTTGCCGTGGCTGGGTCATTTGCTGCCGTGTCCTGGCGGCGACCCTAGGCGGTCATTGGGCTGCCGCCATGGCTGTGCATCACCCGCCCGGCTCCGCGCAGCTCCCCCAAATAGTGGCGCGCCACCGGGTGGGGGTTGTGGGGAGAGATGGTGTCGATGCCGATCCCGTTGCGGCCGTGGGCCTGGCCAGAACTGTGCAGATAGGAGCCCCCGCCCAGGTGTAGGCCCACATGGCTGCAGCGCTGGGGGCTGCCAAAAAAGATCAGATCACCAGGCAGCAGCAGCTGGCTCTGGCCAGGTTGCACTCCTACGGGTTGGCAGAATCGCTCCTGCAGGTAGGCGTCACGCGGGATCCAGATCCCTGCGCTGGCATAAGCGCGCTGCACCAGGCCGGAGCAGTCGTAGTCGGGCCCCAGGCTGCCACCCCAGAGGTAGCGATTGGGCCGGTGCTGGGCGCTGTTGGCGAAGGCTAAAACCCTCTCCAGTCTCTGCAGAATGGCGCAGCGGTGCAGGCCTCGCCCTGGCTGCCGTTGACCGGCCAGGGCATGCCCCAGCAGGGCGCTGCTGCCAATCCAGCCGGGGTAGCCGTCCTCAAGCAGGCGCACCCGCAGCCGCTGGCCAGGACCCCCGGCTGCGGTGGGAGCAAGGATCTGCAGCTGCCGGCCTTCCCAGGCCTGGGTGGCCAGTCCCGCTCCTGTCGGCTGGCTGTAGAGGTTCAGCGGGGCGGTGAGGCGCCAGATGGTGCCGGGTTTGAGCCATTCGGGCGCTGCTGGGGTGCCGCTGGCCAGGTGCATCGGGTTGGAGCTCGCTGATGGGGCCACTCCTAATCTCGCAACAACATGGACCGGCGCTCATGGCGTTCTACAGCCCCGATCCGGCGATGGGCCAGATCCTGGCCGATCTGGTGAGGGCCCTGGAGCTCGATGGCCGCTCGGGCTTGGCCTCGCAGCTCTCGATCACCTGGCTGCGTTACGATCAGCCGTTGATCGGCCGGGCAGCCCAGCTGGCCCCGCAGCAGTTCTGGGCCCTGCCGGTGCAGGGTGCCAGCTGGGCCGGAGACCGGCTGCGCTATCCCGCCAGTGTGGTGAAGCTGGTCTATCTGATCGCGGCGGAGGCCTGGCGGCAGGCCGATCTGCTGGCAGACACCCCCGAGCTGCGGCTGGCCCTGGGGGACATGATCAGGGATTCCTGTAACGATGCCACCGCCTTGGTGCTGGACCTGCTCACCGGCACCACCAGTGGTCCCTCCCTGCCCCCGCGGCGCATGGCCCAGTGGGTGGAGCAGCGTCAACTGGTGAATTGCTGGCTGGCCGAGCTCGACTGGCCGGAATTGCAGGGCTGTAACGCTTGCCAGAAAACCTGGGGGGATGGCCCCTACGGCCGGGAGCGGGATTTCTATGGCTCCGAACTGGAGAACCGCAATCGCCTCAGCACCGATGCGGTGGCCCGGTTACTGCAGGCTGTGATGGCCTCGGCGTTGCTCTCGCCGCCGGCCTGTGCCCGGATGCGCGCCCTGCTGGCTCGCAGCCTGGATCCGGCCCTGCGCGCGGCCGATCCGGAAAATCAGGTGGATGGTTTCGTCGGCGCCGGACTCCCCCCGGGCTCAAGCCTGTGGAGCAAGGCTGGTTGGATGAGTTTGGCCAGGCACGATGCGGCCTACGTGGAGCTGGAGAACTGCCCTCCCATGCTGCTTGTGGTGTTTAGTGAGGGCCGTGATTGCGCCGCAGATGAACGCCTGCTGCCTGAAATTGCCGCCCAGCTGGTCAGGGCAAGTAGGCCATAGCTGATGCTGCTGATAGGCTAACAGTGAAATTTTGCTTCTAGTGCGGCCGATATGAACATCAACCAACTGGCGCCATCGGATGCAAAGCGTTTCCAGTCGGCCCACTCCCTTCACTTTCAGGGGGCGGGCAACAGTATTTTGATTCAACTCTCTGGCGTTGTTGTCGTTGATTACCAAGCCAAGGGTTCGATGGGAGGCAGCCGTGGCTGGGCCAATGAAACGCTCAACCTGAATCTGGCCCTGCCTGCGGTGCCTGGTCAAAGTCAGTCGTTCTTTGTGGAGCAGTCCACCCCCCTGATCACCATCAATGGTGTGGGCGGGATTTCAACGGTGGGCTGGAGCGTGAACTCCTGTACGGGTTCCGTCAACACTCTTTGCAATGGGAGCTACGGCCTGGAGGCCGTTCTAGGTGTCTATACCTCTGGCGAAGTTCTCCACACGATTGGCTACATGGTTTCCCTGGTCGGCCACTTTCAGGCTTAGGGCCAGCCCCTGCTACAGCCAGCCCCCACGGCTGCTGTAGCCGGGGGGCGGGAGGTTGGAATCCCTGGGGATTCGAATTCAACGGAGAGGGACTCCTTCGTTGTGACTCTCAGTGCGAAGTGGTGACACGGGAAGAGACGACTCTTCTCTTTGGTGGAGGTGGACTCCGACACCATATTCAACACCACATAGAGTATGCAAACTCAAGGCGCCGAATGCAGTCAATGCCATCCTTTAGCTTCTTACAATCGCCACAAGTTTGTGATACAATAGTGCCAAGAAATAAGCTAAAAGCGAGATGCTTTGGTATCGGACCTGATTATACATTATATGGAGCAGGCACGATGAAAGATCAGTTCATGCTAATTGACTTAAAGGAGGCTATACGTGCCACAAGATTGTCAAAATTAACTGTCTACAGGCCCATGAATGAGGGATGTTTCCCAAAGCATCTGAATCTTGGGGGCAACTGCCGACGATGGTGAAGGTGACGGGCAATGGTGTTCCAGGGGTAGTAGGTCAGGGTTGCTGTGCCTTGCTTTCTTGTCTTGAGGTGCCGTGGGTCAATGGGACGGGACAGATCCGCCAGGGTTTCGGCAGTAGGGCGAAGAGAGAACTTGACGGCGGTTGTTGCCTGAGTGCCGTTGCTGGATGTCTTGAGCATTGGATTGACCCTCTGTGGAGTTCAGTTCTGTGATTGTAGCACAAGACGCTGTACTCAATCATCTTTTTAATCAATGCCCCCTTCTGCCCATGATGGTTCTACTTGCTTGAGCGTCGTCGGTGGAATGCTCCTCGCCTCTGCTGCTGGATGCCCTGGATCACCTCTGCCATTTGGTAGATGGCGACCCAGGGTTTGAACGGGTCTTCTATGCCAGCACGACCGCAGAGGAGATGGTTGCTCTGGCAGAAGGAAGCGGCATTTTGATTGGTGCAGACGACTTTCGTGCCCTACTAAGAAGCGGCACTACTGAGCGCTGGTTGCTCCGTGGAAACGCCAGCACTAATCCAATTGTTCACCTGCAACTGATCATCGGTGTCTGATAATGGAACCCTAAGGCGGATACAGTAAATAAATTTATTACTTTTGTGGATTTTGCAGGAAAGTCACTTGATATTCTTTGTGCTTGCTAGCGGGAGAGCAGGGATTTGTGCCTTTTCGTGTTTGCGCCCACCAGTTTTGCCTAATCATTGATCTCATTTAAGAATTGCTCTAATACCTCTGCGGCAAGACTGCTTAGCGAGCATCCTTCCCTGATGCTCTGCTTCTGCAGGATCTCGTATAGAGAATGCGGGAGTGAGATGCTGATTTGTCTAGGTTTTTTAAAATCTGCGCCAGGAACGCTGTCGTTATTTAGTTCGGTGTAAGCATTCAGGGGTCGGGACGCGCCGCCGCGCGAATGCGCGCCTCATCGCTCATCTCTGAGTGAGCAAAGATGCGGTGCCACCCTTTCTTCTGCCCTCAGGGATCGCTCAGCAGTGACGGCATCACCCCACCGCGGTGATGGGAGATCCAGGCCTGCTCGAGGAACTCCCAGACATCCCGCCCCTGTTGCCTAAGGGTGGTGGTGACTGTGAGCAGGCGGCTGCGGCAGATGGCACCGCTGGCTGATTGGACGCCGTGACTGATCTTGCGCTGAATCACCGACTGGCGCAGCGCACGCTCTGCGGCGTTGTTGGTGGGCTCGTGTCCGCCGACAATGAAGTTGGCCGGTCGGCGACAAGCTCGTTGGCCGGTGGGGTGAGTGCTGGAGACCCTGGTGCCGATGCGCAGGGACCAGGTGATGCCGGCACCACTGACAAGCCACCAACGCAATCTGTTCATGACGAAACGACGAGGCGGCAGCAGCCAGGAGGCTGCTGCCGCGGCGGCGGGCATCTCAGTGCGCAGTGCTCGCCGGATTGAATGCAATCAGCTGCAGCCGCGGGCGAACCAGCCCCGTGGCCGCACCCGCCCCGATCCGCTGGTAGGGGTATGGGAGGAGGAGCTGGTGCCGTTGCTGCAGCGCTCACCCGCGCTGACGCCGATCACGCTCCTGGAGCATCTGCAGCAGCAGAAACCTGATGTGGACTGGATTCCGCTACAGCGCACCCTGCAGCGCCGGGTGCG
Protein-coding regions in this window:
- a CDS encoding serine hydrolase; amino-acid sequence: MAFYSPDPAMGQILADLVRALELDGRSGLASQLSITWLRYDQPLIGRAAQLAPQQFWALPVQGASWAGDRLRYPASVVKLVYLIAAEAWRQADLLADTPELRLALGDMIRDSCNDATALVLDLLTGTTSGPSLPPRRMAQWVEQRQLVNCWLAELDWPELQGCNACQKTWGDGPYGRERDFYGSELENRNRLSTDAVARLLQAVMASALLSPPACARMRALLARSLDPALRAADPENQVDGFVGAGLPPGSSLWSKAGWMSLARHDAAYVELENCPPMLLVVFSEGRDCAADERLLPEIAAQLVRASRP
- a CDS encoding photosystem I reaction center subunit VIII, coding for MTGEFAAAWLPSVLVPLVGILGPAVAMALLFNVIEARD
- a CDS encoding C40 family peptidase; the protein is MHLASGTPAAPEWLKPGTIWRLTAPLNLYSQPTGAGLATQAWEGRQLQILAPTAAGGPGQRLRVRLLEDGYPGWIGSSALLGHALAGQRQPGRGLHRCAILQRLERVLAFANSAQHRPNRYLWGGSLGPDYDCSGLVQRAYASAGIWIPRDAYLQERFCQPVGVQPGQSQLLLPGDLIFFGSPQRCSHVGLHLGGGSYLHSSGQAHGRNGIGIDTISPHNPHPVARHYLGELRGAGRVMHSHGGSPMTA
- a CDS encoding photosystem I reaction center subunit XI encodes the protein MTVTPVADPCVGNLATPVNSSYFSRAFLNALPAYRPSLSPNRRGLEVGMAHGFFLYGPFAICGPLRLTEYASTAGLLASIGLVSILTICLSIYGTAGNGPNIQPADATIDNPPADLFTKAGWAEFASGFWLGGCGGAAFAWFLAGTAIVAPLVNIAGGVWSVG
- a CDS encoding helix-turn-helix transcriptional regulator, coding for MLIDLKEAIRATRLSKLTVYRPMNEGCFPKHLNLGGNCRRW
- a CDS encoding transposase, with the protein product MNRLRWWLVSGAGITWSLRIGTRVSSTHPTGQRACRRPANFIVGGHEPTNNAAERALRQSVIQRKISHGVQSASGAICRSRLLTVTTTLRQQGRDVWEFLEQAWISHHRGGVMPSLLSDP
- the psaB gene encoding photosystem I core protein PsaB — encoded protein: MATKFPSFSQGLAQDPTTRRIWYGIATAHDFESHDGMTEERLYQKLFSTHFGHLAIIGLWVSGNLFHIAWQGNFEQWVADPLHIRPIAHAIWDPHFGQGAIAAFTQAGASSPVNIAYSGLYHWWYTIGMRTNAELYQGSIFMMILSAWALFAGWLHLQPKFRPSLAWFKNAESRLNHHLAVLFGFSSIAWTGHLVHVAIPEARGQHVGWDNFLSVLPHPAGLAPFFTGNWGVYAQNPDTVYQQFGAAEGSGTAILTFLGGFHPQSEALWLTDIAHHHLAIGCLFVIAGHMYRTNFGIGHSIREILEAHNPPKGTPFGGALGAGHKGLYDTINNSLHFQLGLALAALGVVTSLVAQHMYAMPSYAFIAKDYTTQAALYTHHQYIAIFLMCGAFAHGAIFFIRDYDPEANKDNVLARMLEHKEAIISHLSWVSLFLGFHTLGLYVHNDVVVAFGTPEKQILVEPVFAQFVQAASGKAMYGMDVLLSNSASAASTASAVYLPGWIDAINGGNDLFLQIGPGDFLVHHAIALGLHTTTLILVKGALDARGSKLMPDKKDFGYAFPCDGPGRGGTCDISAWDSFYLSVFWALNTVGWVTFYWHWKHLAIWQGNVAQFNESSTYLMGWFRDYLWLNSSQLINGYNPFGSNNLAVWSWMFLFGHLVWATGFMFLISWRGYWQELIETIVWAHQRTPLANLVGWRDKPVALSIVQARVVGLAHFTIGYILTYAAFLIASTSGKFG
- a CDS encoding glycosyltransferase family 2 protein; protein product: MTQPRQKPPELSVVVPLYNEEESVSQLAEQILAVVRPLGLNFELVLVDDGSKDNTPNLLSGLAAQVPELVAVLLRRNYGQTAAMAAGFDASSGAVIVTLDGDLQNDPADIPLLLKELNQGFDLVSGWRHQRQDGAIKRLLPSLIANRLIAQVTGVQLHDYGCSLKAYRREVVSDLNLYGELHRFLPALAFIEGARISEVKVSHHPRLYGKSKYGLDRTFRVLMDLLTVWFMKRFLTRPMHVFGFGGLAAMGLGVVIGLWLVGEKLLLGADIGDRPLLLMALLSFLTGVQLFCFGLLAELQMRTYHESQGRPIYRVRATLRDTAGAGMD